The window GCCCCGACGGCTTGCATCTTGGCCTTCCCGGCGGCCACCAGGCGATCATAGAACCGTTTCAACAGGGGGTTGAACCGGATCGCCGTTAGGGTCGGCAGGTACAGGGCCTTCCGGAGCCGGGCGTTCCCGGTCTTGGACAGGCGGGTGCGGGTGCGGACACTGGTCCCGCTCCGGTGCTCCCGGGGGGCCAACCCGGCGTACGCGGCCGCCGCCTGGGCCGACGGGATGTGGGCGACGGGCGGGAGTTCGGCCAGGACGGTCGACGCGGTCTGGTCCCCGACTCCGGGGATGGACGCCAGCAGAACCCGGTCGGCGGCCATCTCCGGGGTGGCCGCGATGAGAGCGTCGGCGGCGGCCTGCATGGCGTCGGCCTCCTTGCCCAGGAGCTTGATGACGCGGGCCACGGACTTGCGGGCGGCCGGGGTCAGGAGCGGGCTATCGAGCCGCGTTTTTTCTTGCGCGGCTAGGGCCCGGACGTCGTCCCGGCGGCGGACCAGGGCCTGGAGTTCGCGGACCGCGGGGGTCGGCGGGACCCAGGCCGGGGGGCGGTGATCGCGGACGTACCCGGCGATCAGGCGGGCGTCGGCCTTGTCCGTCTTGTTCCCCCGCCCGCGGACGACCCCGGCGTACTTGACCCGGACCGGGTTGATCACACTGACCCGCCGGGCGGCTGCGTGCAGGTGGGTGGCGAGAGCATCCTCGTACCCGCCGGTCGACTCCATCCCGTAGTGGACGTCGGCCCCGCTCGCGTGCCCGTCGACCCACGCGACCAGGGCCGCGTGCCCGTCCGGGTCGTTCGCGAAGGCGTGGTCGCGGGCCTTCCCGTCCGGGGTCAGGAGGCACGCGTCGAGGGTCTTCTTGCTGACGTCGATGCCGACGAACGCGGTCGTGGTGACGGTGCCCATGGCGTCCCTCCCTTACAGCTTCACGAATACGGGGTCCACACGGGGTGGCCCGCAGGGTAGCGTCCGAAGTCGAGGAGCGCCGGCGGTCGGTCCGCGACCTTGTTCACGAGGTCGGAGCCTCATCCGCTGCATGCGGTTGTCCGACCGCCGGGCTCGTCCTCACGACTACTTCACAGTAACATGTGAAGCGCTGCAGCAGACCCCGCCTCAAGTGTCTTGTCTGAGTGTGCGGTCAGCCGTGGCGGGGCTGCTGAGCTTGGCCGTTCGGCGGAGGAGGCGATGGATGATGCAATGTGGTACGATCCCCGTACTCTTGGCGTCCAGTGGATCCGATTTTAGCGGAGCAATCTGTGTCGCGACCGTACCTTTAGTGGCCGGTGTTCTGATGCTGCTCCGGCCCGACGCATTCCAGGCGATCAACCCCGGATTCCTGATATCAAAAGCGTACATCGGATCGACGTATTACCGGCGTCAGATCCAGTTTGTCGGCATCATGTGCATCGTTTTCTTCGCCTTGGTACTCGGGATGGCGGCGGTCAGATAAACTGAGTGCCGAACAATGTGGTGCAGCAGACCCCGCCGCGTGACGGCGTCGTATGGAGAGAGTCGTTCGAGCGGCGGGGCTGCTGAGCTTAGCCGTTCGGCGGCAGAGATGTCGGTGGTTCGGAGAGGAACATGCGGCCTGAACTATCGAGCACCGGCAACGTCTCGGGTGATCTGGATCAAGTGTTTTACCGTCGGGTAGTACAGTCTCGTACCCACGCCGATCTGTTCGAGTGCCGGAAAATCGCTTCACAGTCAAAGGATGAACTGCTAATCCGCGCCTTTGTCGCTGCCATGTTCACGAGCAAGGCCCATCGCAAGGAGGTTTCGTCCTGCATTCGAGAGTACATCGGCAGACGGGCGATACCAGCATTGCTGTGGAATTTGCCCAGACTATCGACTCAACAGCGAATGTTCCAAGCTCGACTACTTTGTACTCTCGGTCATTGGGAGGCGCTTGAAGTCTACTACCGTGCGTTCCAAGAGATGGATCAAGTCGATGCGAACGCCAGAAAAAGCATAGTGTCGTTCCTGACCAATTACTCACCGAAGCTGTTGCCGGGAATGCGCCGCTCGCTGGAATCAAACGACGGCTCTTACGCGATCTTCTGCGCTCCCTACCTTCACAAGTATCACCCGCTTGAAGTATCAATTCGACTCGCCGCAATCACACGCGATCCTGGCGAAAGCATAGAGAACCGAGGTAAAGCACTGCATCTGCTGATTGCCTTTTCACCAGATTCAGCAGCACGGTGCCTCGTTGAGTGTGGCGGATCGTTCCCGATATCGCTGCTTCTATCCACGTTGGCGCAATTGGCTGTTTCGGAGGATGGGAAGCCATTCTTACCGGCCGTATTCGATGACTTCGCGCAGCATCATGATGATCGTCGGTTGGCGGCGAGACTTTGCTCTCCCAGGCAAGATTCTGAAGACCGAGAAGTGCAGTTCCGTTGGATAACCGAACAACTCACGAACTGGATCAATGAAGGCGCTCAAGCGGAAATGCCCCGTTGGGTTCGGCATGTCGCCAAACAACTCTGCCGAGCAGACCATCCAGAATGGGTCAGTTACCTTGAATCCGCTGTAACCACCGGACACTTGGCAAAGTTCGCTCGCGGTGTTTTGATCGCTTCCCAACATCCCGCAGGCTTGCGGCTGCTTCGCAAGCAAATCGAATCAGCCTCGAAGCCGGAAGAGCTTTACCTCCCGTGCATCGAGGCTATCCGCGCGTACCGCGAGGACGCGACCGGGGTGCTTGAAACAGTCGTAGCCGCAGGAAATGCCAAACTTCGAGATCGGATTGAACAGATCGTCTCCCTGACATGGCCGGGCAAGACGATCGATCAGATGCTTGACCTGCTGAAAAAGTCTTCGGCACCTGTTCCAACAGCGCCTCTCGAGTCGGCTGAACCGGCTGAACCCACTGCGGTCCGGACTCTCCGCCGGAAGGCCCGTACGACTTCATCTTTTGAGCGCAACCGGGGGATCGCTGACGAGGCAAAGTTCCTGGAACAGTATTGCTGCCAAGTCTGTGGGCGGAAACTGGTCAATGCCCGAACCGGAGAACCTTACGCCGAAAGTCATCACGTTCATCCCCTCGGCCACGATGGCAGCGACACTATCGATAACCTACTTTGCCTCTGTCCGCTTTGTCACGCATTCTTTCATCTCGGCTGCATTGGGATCGATAAATCCCTGGGGGTGCATTTGTCGGGGGCTGCGACTCAAGAGCGTTTCTTTCAGCAACTCCGTGTTGCGAGCGGCCGACGCATATCACCAGATGCTCTGCGGCATCACTGGGGTGTGCTATTCATTCCTCCCGAAGATCGTCGGTTCGAGAGCGATCCCGACGATGACGCGGCGGAGCGGTAAGATTTGCTAGGCTGATGTATGGTGTTCGGTCTGCAATAACAAAGGCACGCCGAACAAGGTAGCGTGTTGTCAAGGGGCAAAAACGCATGATTCATCCGCCGGTCGGGGGATGGTCGGGCGCACCCCCGACCGGCGGCCGAACCATGCTCCACGCCGGGTCGAACGGAGCCCGGTTCTTGAGGACCCCGTAGCAGATCATGACCAACTTCCGCATGCACGCCCCGACGGCTTGCATCTTGGCCTTCCCGGCGGCCACCAGGCGATCATAGAACCGTTTCAACAGGGGGTTGAACCGGATCGCCGTTAGGGTCGGCAGGTACAGGGCCTTCCGGAGCCGGGCGTTCCCGGTCTTGGACAGGCGGGTGCGGGTGCGGACACTGGTCCCGCTCCGGTGCTCCCGGGGGGCCAACCCGGCGTACGCGGCCGCCGCCTGGGCCGACGGGATGTGGGCGACGGGCGGGAGTTCGGCCAGGACGGTCGACGCGGTCTGGTCCCCGACTCCGGGGATGGACGCCAGCAGAACCCGGTCGGCGGCCATCTCCGGGGTGGCCGCGATGAGAGCGTCGGCGGCGGCCTGCATGGCGTCGGCCTCCTTGCCCAGGAGCTTGATGACGCGGGCCACGGACTTGCGGGCGGCCGGGGTCAGGAGCGGGCTATCGAGCCGCGTTTTTTCTTGCGCGGCTAGGGCCCGGACGTCGTCCCGGCGGCGGACCAGGGCCTGGAGTTCGCGGACCGCGGGGGTCGGCGGGACCCAGGCCGGGGGGCGGTGATCGCGGACGTACCCGGCGATCAGGCGGGCGTCGGCCTTGTCCGTCTTGTTCCCCCGCCCGCGGACGACCCCGGCGTACTTGACCCGGACCGGGTTGATCACACTGACCCGCCGGGCGGCTGCGTGCAGGTGGGTGGCGAGAGCATCCTCGTACCCGCCGGTCGACTCCATCCCGTAGTGGACGTCGGCCCCGCTCGCGTGCCCGTCGACCCACGCGACCAGGGCCGCGTGCCCGTCCGGGTCGTTCGCGAAGGCGTGGTCGCGGGCCTTCCCGTCCGGGGTCAGGAGGCACGCGTCGAGGGTCTTCTTGCTGACGTCGATGCCGACGAACGCGGTCGTGGTGACGGTGCCCATGGCGTCCCTCCCTTACAGCTTCACGAATACGGGGTCCACACGGGGTGGCCCGCAGGGTAGCGTCCGAAGTCGAGGAGCGCCGGCGGTCGGTCCGCGACCTTGTTCACGAGGTCGGAGCCTCATCCGCTGCATGCGGTTGTCCGACCGCCGGGCTCGTCCTCACGACTACTTCACAGTAACATGTGAGGCGCTGCAGCAGACCCCGCCTCAAGTACTCTGTTAATGTGGGCAGTCAGCCGTGGCGGGGCGGCTGAGCTTGGGCGTTCGTTCGGCGTAAAAGAGGGTTCTGGCAAGTGGCAGTATTCGATGAGGGGGCTTTGACGTACTTGGACGCGGACGGCCAAGTTCAGGAGCGGTTCGACTGGGAGATGCTCCGATCCGGTCCGGTCACTCTATTTCGCAAGCCCGCGGTTCTGGCAGAGTCCGTTACCTGGTTGGAGCGCCACGATTATACCGTCGCCCAAGCCGACTGTGAGAACTGCCGTTCCGAGGAAGAAGTGCTCTGGGCGATCGGTGGGGCGCTCGCTTTCTATCGTTGGCCGTGCCCTGGTCTTGACGGTTTCAACGACGACTGCCGGTACATCAAGGTACCCACGAAGGGTGGATTCGCGGTGGTGCTTCACCGGTTTGACGCCGTGGCCGTCGCGTTCCCGGAGTTTGCCCGTCATGTGCTCGATATCCTGGCACGGGAAAGCTGGTACAACCTGCTTTTCGGTCGGCGGCTGATCTGCATGGTCCGCTCCGAAGACCTGTGGATTCAGTTCGGTCCCGTCGGCGGGTGCGAGCCGAGATGGAATTGGCGGGAGTGGTCTAACGCCGACCGCGTGTGAGAGCGAGTAGAGGCCGAACCAGTCGCAGCAGACTCCGCCGCATGATGGCTTTCCGGTGTTCAACGGTTCTCCATCTCCGCCGCTGCTGAGCTTGGCCATTCGGCGGAGGTACGCTAATCAGGGCTGCCGAGATAATGCCGCTGGTTTTCGTAGGATTCGCGACCGTCGCAGGGCTGACGTGGTTCTTCTCTTCCCGACCCCGGCTGTTCGTGCGGGTGTTCGTCCCCCGAGTGGAACTGTTCCGTGCCGGCCGGCACATTCTGCGGCGGGCCGAGTTCCGCCAAGGGATGCTCCTGATGGCTGGATTGCAGTTCGGAGTGGCGTGCGCGATCGGGCTGGTCGCGCTGTGGTTTTGTATCTGAAATGACTGTCAGTGTCCGGATGCCGACATCCCGTCATAACCCCTAACTTGATGCCGGCACCGTGATCCCCGCGTCAGCGGGCGTAAGGGCGGCGAAGCCGGTCCGCAGGACGGAACCCCTAAAGCACGCGACCCGAAGGGGGACGCCCAAACTCTTTGAAAAAGTAGAACCCGGGGAAATACTGACTTCACGTCGATCTTTCCCGAGAACCCGCTTGCCTTCTCCCCCAGACAGAGCGATTAATTCCCATATCTGCCGTTTTTCTTGCGCGAACCCCGAAGGTCTGCTAACCCGGTTGAGACTGCGGCATCGTGGTAGCGCCACGTAGGACACCGGAGCGCCGGAGATAATCGTCTAACTGACTGGCCATCAGCCGGTACTCAAGCCCGGCCCGCAGTCACTGAAAGGTGTCTCTTGCTACGCATAAACGCCATCCCCAACACCGCGGCCAAGTCAAGTTATTACAAGTGTCGCTCAAGTAGTAACTTGACTGATCGCCGCTTTCGTGCTTGTAGTAGTACCTCAACTATTACAGCTACGGAGGGTTATGGAAGGACAGGTCGAACCGAGCGAAACGCTCAGGCCTATAAGCTGGGCACCGAACTATGCCGTTTCCGATCGGGGCAACGTCTACCGAGTCACGGTGCGGGATGGTGTGACTACTTACAGGAAACGGAAGCCATACCTCGGAAAGGTTGGATATTACGTCGTCACGATCCAAGGCGACCAGGGCAAAGCCCCTCCGCGCTACATCCACCGCTTGGTTGCCGAAGCCTTTCTCCCTCCTTGCCCAGCCAATCACGAAGTCAGGCACTTGGATGGAACCCGGACCAACAACTGCATCGAGAACCTAGCCTGGGGCACCCGTCTCGAAAACGTTCAGGACACAAGGCGGCATGGCCGTCTTCTGCGGGGCGAGGACATCACCGGTTCAAAGCTTTCGGAGACAGATGTTCGCGTCATTCGTTACTTACTCAGCCGTGGAGCGTCCATCTACTCTATCTCATCCGTTTTCAAAATTTCCGACGCCGCCATCAAAAGTGTTCAGACCGGTCGTACTTGGAGCCACATAGAGGAGTCTGGAAGAGAGGTGTTCCGTGCTGAGGATAAATGCGATACCGAATACAGCGGCAGCCAAGGCGTATTATGCCCTGAGTGACTACATGATCGAGGGCGAGAATCTCACCGCTCACTGGCACGGCAAAGGCGCTGCCCTCCTCGGCCTAGAAGGAACCGTAGCCAAGGAAGACTTCGAGCGCCTCTGCGACAACCTCCACCCCAAAAGCGGTCTCCAGCTAACCGCGAAACACCTGGAGAACCGCCGCGTCGGATATGACCTAACTTTCAGTGTCAGCAAGTCCATCTCCATCCTCTACGCCCTTGGACAAGACGATCGTTTACCAAATGAATTCCGTGGCGCTGTTGCCGACACGATGGCTGAGATCGAAAGAGAGATGTCCACCCGTGTCAGGAGAAAGGGCGCCGACTTCGACCGTAAAACAGGAAACCTCGTCTGGGCCGATTTCACCCACCACACCTCAAGACCGATCAATGGAACCCCAGACCCTCAACTTCACGTTCATGCCGTGGTCTTCAACGCGACCTATGACTCTGAGGAAAAACAGTGGAAAGCTGGCCAATTCGGAGGCATCAAAGCTGATGCTCCTTACTTTCAAGCGATGTTCCGCACCCGCTTAGCCAACAGACTCCAAGCTCTTGGTTATGACATCCGCAAAACGAAGGACGACTTCGAAATCACCGGAGTCCCCGAACGAACCATCAAGGAATTCTCCCGCCGAACGACGCTAATCGAGAAAACCGCTGACCTCCTTGGTATCAAGAAACCCGAGACCAAAGCCAAGCTCGGGGCCACAACAAGAGAACCCAAGAAAGAAGGCCAAACCTGGGATTCTCTGGTAAGGGGTTGGGAGGACCGCGTAACTCTCCGGGAACGCCACGCTATCCATGAGACTGTAGCCCACAAAGAAACGCCCCTACCTGAACTCGCCAACGCCTCCGCCCTGGATTGGGCGATGCGGCACAGTTTCGAGCGATCCTCCGTTGTCTCAGAACGCGAACTCGTCACCACTGCCCTGAAGCACGGCCTCGGCTCCGTCACCCCGGAAGGCATCTACAAGGAATTGGGAAGCCGAAAGGATCTCATCCGCCGAGAAATCGACGGCAGGACGATGGTCACGACGAAAGGGGTTCTGGGTGAAGAGCGGAAGATCCTGGACTTCGCCCAAAAAGGAAGGGGCCGTTTCCGGCCCCTTTCCCGTGGCCTTACCTTGGCAGGAGTGGCCGCGAAAGAACAAAGCACACTTTCACACTTCGGGCAAGCGGTTTCTACAGGCAGCACCCTCACCCCCACAACTCCCACGGCTCATAGCCAACCGATGGAGGGCAGCACCGCAGGGAAGGTAAAGGAATTACCTGCCGCCTCCGACCTCGTCACGCTTTCGCCCGTTGGTCAAGCCGATGTCCCGCGCAGGGTCAATGCCGCACCCAGCCTCGAATCTGGGCCTATTTCTGCCTCCGATCCGCGCACCCTCTCCACCTCCCAACTCGCTGCCGTACGCCATGCCTGGTACTCCCGCGACCCCTTGATCCTCATCCGGGGCGCTGCCGGCACCGGTAAGACGACCATGACCAAAGCCCTTCTCAAGGATGTTGATGTCCCCTGGGTGATCCTCGCTCCTTCAGCAGAAGCCTCCCGTGGCGTTCTACGTCGTGAGGGATTTGAAGGAGCAGAAACCCTGGCGAAGTTCCTCTTTGATGACGAAACCCAACAACAAGCCCGCAACGGCCTCATCGTTCTGGATGAAGCCTCCCTTGCTGGCGCTCACGACATGGCTCGGCTCATTCAGGTAGCTGACTCAATTCGCGCCAGGATTCTCCTCCTGGGGGACCGTAGACAGCACAAGAGCGTTGCCCGTGGTGATGTCCTGACACTCCTTGAGGACCGCGCCGGCCTACCCGTAGCCGAGGTCTCAGAAATCCGCCGTCAGGGTGGCGAGTACCGTGAGGCCGTGAAACTCGCCAGTCAGGGAAGGGTGTCAGACGCCTTCGAGAAGCTTGACAGGCTCGGCTGGGTGAAGCAGGGTGGGGACATCGCCGGAGACTACATTGCCGCGATCCGTGACGGGAAGTCGGTACTCGTTGTAAGCCCAACGCACGCCGAGGGAGATCAGGTCACCGCTGCGATCCGGGCACGTCTGAAGCAGGAAGGGAGACTGAAGG is drawn from Fimbriiglobus ruber and contains these coding sequences:
- a CDS encoding IS110 family transposase, which gives rise to MGTVTTTAFVGIDVSKKTLDACLLTPDGKARDHAFANDPDGHAALVAWVDGHASGADVHYGMESTGGYEDALATHLHAAARRVSVINPVRVKYAGVVRGRGNKTDKADARLIAGYVRDHRPPAWVPPTPAVRELQALVRRRDDVRALAAQEKTRLDSPLLTPAARKSVARVIKLLGKEADAMQAAADALIAATPEMAADRVLLASIPGVGDQTASTVLAELPPVAHIPSAQAAAAYAGLAPREHRSGTSVRTRTRLSKTGNARLRKALYLPTLTAIRFNPLLKRFYDRLVAAGKAKMQAVGACMRKLVMICYGVLKNRAPFDPAWSMVRPPVGGAPDHPPTGG
- a CDS encoding HNH endonuclease translates to MRPELSSTGNVSGDLDQVFYRRVVQSRTHADLFECRKIASQSKDELLIRAFVAAMFTSKAHRKEVSSCIREYIGRRAIPALLWNLPRLSTQQRMFQARLLCTLGHWEALEVYYRAFQEMDQVDANARKSIVSFLTNYSPKLLPGMRRSLESNDGSYAIFCAPYLHKYHPLEVSIRLAAITRDPGESIENRGKALHLLIAFSPDSAARCLVECGGSFPISLLLSTLAQLAVSEDGKPFLPAVFDDFAQHHDDRRLAARLCSPRQDSEDREVQFRWITEQLTNWINEGAQAEMPRWVRHVAKQLCRADHPEWVSYLESAVTTGHLAKFARGVLIASQHPAGLRLLRKQIESASKPEELYLPCIEAIRAYREDATGVLETVVAAGNAKLRDRIEQIVSLTWPGKTIDQMLDLLKKSSAPVPTAPLESAEPAEPTAVRTLRRKARTTSSFERNRGIADEAKFLEQYCCQVCGRKLVNARTGEPYAESHHVHPLGHDGSDTIDNLLCLCPLCHAFFHLGCIGIDKSLGVHLSGAATQERFFQQLRVASGRRISPDALRHHWGVLFIPPEDRRFESDPDDDAAER
- a CDS encoding IS110 family transposase, which gives rise to MGTVTTTAFVGIDVSKKTLDACLLTPDGKARDHAFANDPDGHAALVAWVDGHASGADVHYGMESTGGYEDALATHLHAAARRVSVINPVRVKYAGVVRGRGNKTDKADARLIAGYVRDHRPPAWVPPTPAVRELQALVRRRDDVRALAAQEKTRLDSPLLTPAARKSVARVIKLLGKEADAMQAAADALIAATPEMAADRVLLASIPGVGDQTASTVLAELPPVAHIPSAQAAAAYAGLAPREHRSGTSVRTRTRLSKTGNARLRKALYLPTLTAIRFNPLLKRFYDRLVAAGKAKMQAVGACMRKLVMICYGVLKNRAPFDPAWSMVRPPVGGAPDHPPTGG
- a CDS encoding barstar family protein is translated as MAVFDEGALTYLDADGQVQERFDWEMLRSGPVTLFRKPAVLAESVTWLERHDYTVAQADCENCRSEEEVLWAIGGALAFYRWPCPGLDGFNDDCRYIKVPTKGGFAVVLHRFDAVAVAFPEFARHVLDILARESWYNLLFGRRLICMVRSEDLWIQFGPVGGCEPRWNWREWSNADRV
- a CDS encoding HNH endonuclease signature motif containing protein; translation: MEGQVEPSETLRPISWAPNYAVSDRGNVYRVTVRDGVTTYRKRKPYLGKVGYYVVTIQGDQGKAPPRYIHRLVAEAFLPPCPANHEVRHLDGTRTNNCIENLAWGTRLENVQDTRRHGRLLRGEDITGSKLSETDVRVIRYLLSRGASIYSISSVFKISDAAIKSVQTGRTWSHIEESGREVFRAEDKCDTEYSGSQGVLCPE
- the mobF gene encoding MobF family relaxase, with the translated sequence MLRINAIPNTAAAKAYYALSDYMIEGENLTAHWHGKGAALLGLEGTVAKEDFERLCDNLHPKSGLQLTAKHLENRRVGYDLTFSVSKSISILYALGQDDRLPNEFRGAVADTMAEIEREMSTRVRRKGADFDRKTGNLVWADFTHHTSRPINGTPDPQLHVHAVVFNATYDSEEKQWKAGQFGGIKADAPYFQAMFRTRLANRLQALGYDIRKTKDDFEITGVPERTIKEFSRRTTLIEKTADLLGIKKPETKAKLGATTREPKKEGQTWDSLVRGWEDRVTLRERHAIHETVAHKETPLPELANASALDWAMRHSFERSSVVSERELVTTALKHGLGSVTPEGIYKELGSRKDLIRREIDGRTMVTTKGVLGEERKILDFAQKGRGRFRPLSRGLTLAGVAAKEQSTLSHFGQAVSTGSTLTPTTPTAHSQPMEGSTAGKVKELPAASDLVTLSPVGQADVPRRVNAAPSLESGPISASDPRTLSTSQLAAVRHAWYSRDPLILIRGAAGTGKTTMTKALLKDVDVPWVILAPSAEASRGVLRREGFEGAETLAKFLFDDETQQQARNGLIVLDEASLAGAHDMARLIQVADSIRARILLLGDRRQHKSVARGDVLTLLEDRAGLPVAEVSEIRRQGGEYREAVKLASQGRVSDAFEKLDRLGWVKQGGDIAGDYIAAIRDGKSVLVVSPTHAEGDQVTAAIRARLKQEGRLKGEEKTFDGLSPLHLTEAERSESANLEGRVAVFVRSAGTHKAGDRVAVDAGNRAELSQRAKSIAVYDRSTLALAVGDSLRITANGKDLSGSHRLNNGATYTVDGFTDAGNIRLNNGWVISKDFGHLAPGYVVTSHASQGKTVDIALLAMGNQSVRAMGSEQFYVSTSRARQKTQIYCDDKEAVRDAIQRDDQRMLASELVRAPRKGIKEKLKKRVAFLRELGSRVMDGVRSRGMEKRRDLTHELG